The following are encoded together in the Thunnus thynnus chromosome 15, fThuThy2.1, whole genome shotgun sequence genome:
- the nup153 gene encoding nuclear pore complex protein Nup153 isoform X1: MAATGGGKIRSRRYHIASKPYAKTKQQSGLISRVTDTVKSIVPSWLQKYFKNGDAPEGGGAVQGTDQNCQPPPPPPPPPNGSEEGPPPLDGRDSPEPSTSNTEPSTSRASLNFQEYVLSRPPLSRSHLHFSPLEVSSPMLGASSSLFSQPSTSSAPGPFSTGFSLVKEIKDNLSQHEDDNISTTSGFSSRASDKDVPTSKTASLPQLWSPEMDRTNSGTQHSQSSLKKPAFNLSVFGSSSNSTLNSTVLNSSQLGDSPFYPGKTTYGGAAAVRSARARPGTPYQAPVRRQIKAKPAGAQPCGVTSATARRILQSLERMSSPLADAKRIPAAASSPLSASMDGTNLDVSHFQAKKKRLDSTLPPVQKLVVPAVVPVTGNRSVSFRPTLTPGGVSRPLDRTPRETPTRQSPQLPEETPGPSQSTIGSTGPVYPLSSTPAASSVSSGGGKMKRERTSTRPSSKHPEDDEVVEIPELPTISLPISSTALPTFSFSSPLPPLTTSTTVSTTPQITPVTPAKETLTNKDTPAASTPPCEPFTFSSPIVKATAASPPSFSPSAGFIFSAPVAKLGPSMSNGNLATPIAAAVKPATSKSTEEFEGPFKPAKTLKQGSVLDLLKAPGFASPVARTSPSPDDAPQQTSSQFTAPSTTSTTTSSLSSSTGFGDLFKAPAGWSCDVCLVQNKSSDTKCVCCMNPQPSSSSSKSRDSKPTATSVGQESSSTNSTSTTGFGTMFSKPAGTWDCDTCLVLNKPDAVKCVACETAKPGTGLKPSLTLPSAFSAVKTVSNPTAPVTTGFIGFGDKFKKPEGAWECDTCMVQNKAEDTKCVACMSAKPGASAEPSDGATSSDSSAPVFGLGDKFKKEEGSWDCDVCLLQNKAADVQCVACQAAKPGAKVEPKGFGSSAVGTSGSSTFGSSTSTSGGFKFGTSDSTSASGSGGFKFGGSFPESSSSSSSSGGFKFGAAFGSSSSETTSKDTTASSGFKFGSSSEGFKFGAASSDDKKSDQPATGSGFKFGASGGIKFGTGSSSTESNSSKGGFTFGLSKPEEKTSDTTTTTSAPVTFTPPASSQDKSDSVASNDTTSTNTNTTTTTTTTAGSVFGRLGEPSLATTTPQGGSTFGSLSTEKEPAAPTFNFGKPEEKKEAAAPSAPSNFLFGAASKDADAALAPATSGGFSFSKPSAPAEQPPPAFSFGKPADKSETSTSEAPKPSFTFGQSATDSAPAPKQAFSFMAGNPTNTTPSLSSAPAPSLFGNSSSSSSSSSTQAPASSAAPSTFMFGQPAATPSDAPPAKAFVFGQNQDSQPPAPSAAPVNSAPSPAPAQPFIFGAPASAAPAAAPSFGFGAAAPSAASSAAPSAAPSPFVFSSAPSGGFGANQTPSFGTPFGSPFTAAPSPAPAFGAKPNAAPVFGQQANSTPVFGAAANSAPGGGFQFVGASGFGPSNNSSGVFTFGAGSAASPAPPANPSIAPQAGAPGGAFNFSQTPTFNIGSTKSFTASPAGQQTIAGRKIKTAVRRRK, translated from the exons CAGTCAGGCCTGATCAGTCGAGTGACAGACACAGTAAAGAGCATCGTTCCTTCCTGGCTGCAGAAATACTTTAAGAATGGAGATGCTCCTGAAGGAGGAGGGGCCGTACAGGGGACAGACCAGAATTGCCAGCCGccgccacctcctcctcctcctcctaatggCAGCGAAGAGGGGCCTCCTCCTCTCGATGGACGCGACTCACCGGAGCCAAGCACCAGTAACACAG AGCCCTCAACCAGCCGGGCATCCCTGAACTTTCAGGAATATGTGTTATCTCGACCCCCTCTTAGCCGTTCCCACCTCCACTTTTCCCCACTGGAGGTGTCCTCTCCGATGCTGGGGGCCTCTAGCAGCCTCTTCTCCCAGCCCTCCACTTCTTCAGCCCCTGGACCTTTTTCCACGGGCTTCTCCTTGGTCAAAGAAATCAAGGACAACCTCTCACAGCACGAAGATGATAACATCTCCACCACTAGCGGCTTCTCCTCCCGCGCCTCTGACAAAG ATGTCCCCACTTCCAAAACAGCATCACTTCCCCAGCTTTGGTCCCCAGAGATGGACAGAACAAACTCTGGGACTCAGCATTCCCAGTCCAGTCTGAAAAAGCCTGCTTTCAACCTGTCTGTCTTTGGATCGTCCTCCAAT TCAACACTAAACAGCACAGTGTTGAACTCCAGCCAGCTTGGAGATTCGCCCTTCTACCCTGGGAAGACCACGTATGGTGGAGCAGCTGCAGTCAGGAGCGCTCGTGCTCGTCCTGGAACACCGTACCAG GCTCCAGTGAGGAGACAGATCAAGGCCAAGCCTGCTGGAGCTCAGCCCTGTGGGGTAACCAGCGCCACAGCCAGACGCATCCTGCAGTCTTTGGAGCGCATGTCAAGCCCTCTGGCT GATGCCAAGAGAATCCCAGCAGCAGCCTCATCTCCCCTGTCAGCA TCAATGGATGGCACAAATCTAGATGTTTCACATTTCCAGGCGAAAAAGAAACGG ctggattccaccCTCCCACCGGTGCAGAAGCTGGTGGTTCCCGCTGTAGTGCCAGTGACAGGAAACCGCTCTGTGTCCTTCAGGCCTACTTTGACCCCTGGAGGAGTGAGCCGACCTCTGGACAGGACCCCAAGAGAGACG CCCACAAGACAATCACCGCAACTGCCTGAAGAAACCCCGGGTCCATCTCAAAG CACAATTGGTTCCACTGGCCCAGTCTATCCTCTGTCCAGCACGCCTGCAGCCAGCAGCGTGAGCTCCGGAGGGGgcaagatgaagagagagaggaccaGTACACGGCCCTCCTCCAAACATCCCGAAGATGACGAG GTGGTCGAGATACCGGAACTTCCAACCATTTCACTTCCCATCAGCAGCACCGCCTTGCCCACCTTCAGCTTCTCCTCCCCTCTGCCACCTTTGACCACCTCAACCACCGTCAGTACCACCCCCCAAATCACACCTGTCACTCCCGCTAAGGAAACATTAACAAATAAG GACACACCCGCGGCCTCGACACCCCCTTGTGAACCTTTTACATTTTCCTCCCCTATTGTCAAAGCAACTGCTGCTAGCCCACCTTCCTTTTCCCCCTCA GCTGGATTTATTTTTAGTGCACCTGTAGCAAAGTTAGGTCCCTCCATGTCAAATGGGAATCTAGCCACTCCCATAGCGGCAGCAG TGAAGCCAGCAACAAGCAAAAGCACAGAAGAATTTGAAGGACCCTTTAAACCAGCCAAGACCCTGAAGCAGGGCAGCGTGCTGGATCTTCTCAAAGCACCTG GCTTTGCCTCTCCTGTTGCCCGAACTTCCCCGAGTCCCGACGACGCTCCCCAGCAGACGTCTTCACAATTTACTGCGCCCTCCACCACCTCTACaaccacctcctccctctcctcttcaaCGGGCTTTGGTGATTTGTTTAAGGCGCCAGCAGGCTGGAGCTGTGATGTCTGTTTGGTGCAGAACAAGTCATCAGACACAAAGTGTGTTTGCTGTATGAACCCCCAGCCTAGTTCCTCCTCATCCAAATCCAGGGACAGTAAACCCACCGCCACCTCAGTTGGGCAGGAGAGCAGCAGCACGAACAGCACGTCCACCACAGGTTTTGGCACAATGTTCTCCAAACCTGCAGGAACCTGGGACTGTGATACATGTCTCGTACTAAACAAACCTGATGCAGTAAAGTGTGTGGCCTGCGAAACGGCCAAGCCTGGGACAGGGCTTAAGCCCTCACTGACTCTTCCTTCTGCCTTCTCAGCTGTTAAGACTGTATCCAACCCCACAGCCCCCGTCACTACAGGGTTTATTGGATTTGGAGACAAGTTCAAAAAACCCGAAGGTGCATGGGAATGTGATACATGTATGGTACAGAACAAGGCAGAGGATACAAAGTGTGTGGCCTGCATGAGCGCTAAACCAG GAGCATCAGCAGAACCTTCAGATGGAGCCACTTCTTCAGACAGCAGTGCTCCAGTGTTTGGGTTGGGTGACAAATTCAAGAAGGAAGAGGGTTCCTGGGATTGTGACGTCTGTCTTCTACAGAATAAGGCTGCTGATGTACAGTGTGTTGCCTGTCAGGCAGCCAAACCTGGAGCTAAAGTGGAgcccaaag GTTTTGGTTCATCAGCTGTTGGGACATCAGGCTCCTCTACCTTTGGCtcttctacttctacttctgGAGGTTTTAAGTTTGGCACATCAGACAGTACCTCAGCATCTGGATCTGGGGGTTTCAAGTTTGGGGGCTCATTTCCAGAGtcgtcctcttcttcttcttcatcaggTGGATTCAAGTTTGGAGCTGCATTTGGAAGCTCCTCATCAGAAACCACTTCCAAAGACACTACTGCCTCATCAGGGTTCAAATTCGGCAGCTCATCTGAGGGCTTTAAATTTGGGGCTGCCTCTAGTGATGACAAAAAGTCAGACCAACCTGCCACTGGTTCTGGATTTAAGTTTGGAGCCAGCGGCGGGATAAAGTTTGGAACTGGATCATCTAGCACAGAAAGTAATTCCTCTAAGGGCGGCTTCACCTTTGGGCTGTCAAAACCCGAAGAGAAAACGTCAgacaccaccactaccacctcAGCCCCTGTTACTTTCACTCCCCCTGCTTCCTCTCAAGACAAGAGTGACAGTGTGGCATCAAATGACACCACATCAACAAACACCAacacaaccaccaccacaactACCACTGCTGGGTCTGTTTTTGGGAGACTGGGCGAGCCAAGTTTGGCCACTACTACACCACAAGGGGGCTCTACTTTTGGATCTTTATCTACAGAAAAAGAGCCAGCTGCTCCCACGTTTAACTTTGGAAAGCCGGAGGAAAAGAAGGAAGCGGCTGCCCCCTCGGCTCCGTCTAACTTCCTCTTCGGTGCTGCTAGTAAAGATGCTGATGCTGCACTGGCACCTGCCACTTCAGGAGGCTTTTCCTTCAGCAAGCCGAGCGCTCCAGCAGAGCAGCCTCCACCAGCGTTCAGTTTTGGAAAGCCAGCAGACAAGAGTGAAACATCTACTTCAGAGGCCCCTAAGCCCTCCTTCACTTTTGGACAATCTGCAACAG ATTCTGCTCCGGCTCCAAAACAAGCCTTTTCCTTTATGGCTGGTAATCCCACCAACACCACCCCTTCGTTATCCTCCGCCCCGGCCCCAAGTCTGtttggcaacagcagcagcagcagcagcagcagctccaccCAGGCTCCAGCTTCTTCTGCAGCTCCCAGCACTTTCATGTTCGGTCAGCCTGCTGCAACCCCCAGCGATGCTCCTCCAGCTAAAGCCTTTGTCTTTGGCCAGAACCAGGACAGTCAGCCACCTGCCCCATCTGCTGCCCCTGTGAACTCGGCTCCATCTCCAGCCCCAGCTCAGCCCTTCATCTTTGGTGCTCCTGCCagtgctgctcctgctgctgctccctccTTTGGCTTTGGAGCAGCAGCGCCCTCTGCTGCCTCTTCTGCAG CTCCGTCTGCAGCTCCTTCCCCATTTGTATTCAGCTCAGCCCCTTCTGGTGGCTTCGGGGCCAACCAGACTCCCTCCTTTGGTACACCCTTTGGATCCCCTTTCACAGCTGCACCCTCCCCGGCCCCAGCCTTCGGGGCCAAGCCCAACGCCGCCCCTGTCTTTGGGCAGCAGGCCAACTCTACACCTGTATTTGGGGCAGCTGCTAACTCTGCACCAG GTGGAGGCTTTCAGTTTGTGGGAGCCAGCGGATTTGGACCCTCGAACAACAGCTCGGGAGTGTTTACTTTCGGGGCAGGATCAGCAGCATCTCCTGCCCCCCCTGCTAACCCCTCCATTGCCCCCCAGGCAGGAGCACCTGGAGGTGCATTCAACTTCTCACAAACCCCCACGTTCAATATTGG GTCAACTAAATCCTTCACAGCCTCTCCTGCTGGACAGCAAACGATTGCCGGACGCAAGATCAAGACAGCGGTGCGACGCAGAAAGTAG